A portion of the Glycine max cultivar Williams 82 chromosome 10, Glycine_max_v4.0, whole genome shotgun sequence genome contains these proteins:
- the LOC100527357 gene encoding uncharacterized protein isoform X2 has protein sequence MAASSSSSEKQVVLIGIDDSEQSTYALNWALDHFFPSPIFKLVLIHSRPTATSAVGFAGPDSDLRKIAARVLETAKQLCFNKSVNDVTAEVVEGDPRNVLCDAVDKYRAAILVVGSHGYGAIKRAVLGSVSDYCAHHAHCTVMIVKKPKIKH, from the exons ATGGCagcgtcgtcgtcgtcgtcggaGAAGCAAGTGGTGCTGATAGGCATAGACGACAGCGAGCAGAGCACGTACGCGCTGAATTGGGCTTTGGATCACTTCTTCCCGAGCCCAATCTTCAAGCTCGTTCTCATCCACTCAAGGCCCACCGCCACCTCCGCCGTGGGCTTCGCCGGCCCTG ATTCCGATTTGAGAAAGATTGCCGCCAGAGTCCTCGAAACCGCCAAACAACTTTGCTTCAACAAATCC GTGAATGATGTGACAGCGGAAGTGGTGGAAGGTGATCCTAGAAATGTTCTTTGTGATGCTGTGGATAAGTACCGTGCTGCAATATTGGTTGTGGGCAGCCATGGTTATGGGGCTATAAAAAG GGCGGTTTTAGGTAGTGTCAGTGACTATTGTGCTCATCATGCTCACTGCACTGTGATGATCGTGAAAAAGCCAAAAATCAAACACTGA
- the LOC100527357 gene encoding uncharacterized protein LOC100527357 isoform 1 (isoform 1 is encoded by transcript variant 1) — MAASSSSSEKQVVLIGIDDSEQSTYALNWALDHFFPSPIFKLVLIHSRPTATSAVGFAGPGAAEILPIVDSDLRKIAARVLETAKQLCFNKSVNDVTAEVVEGDPRNVLCDAVDKYRAAILVVGSHGYGAIKRAVLGSVSDYCAHHAHCTVMIVKKPKIKH, encoded by the exons ATGGCagcgtcgtcgtcgtcgtcggaGAAGCAAGTGGTGCTGATAGGCATAGACGACAGCGAGCAGAGCACGTACGCGCTGAATTGGGCTTTGGATCACTTCTTCCCGAGCCCAATCTTCAAGCTCGTTCTCATCCACTCAAGGCCCACCGCCACCTCCGCCGTGGGCTTCGCCGGCCCTG GAGCCGCTGAGATCTTGCCTATTGTAGATTCCGATTTGAGAAAGATTGCCGCCAGAGTCCTCGAAACCGCCAAACAACTTTGCTTCAACAAATCC GTGAATGATGTGACAGCGGAAGTGGTGGAAGGTGATCCTAGAAATGTTCTTTGTGATGCTGTGGATAAGTACCGTGCTGCAATATTGGTTGTGGGCAGCCATGGTTATGGGGCTATAAAAAG GGCGGTTTTAGGTAGTGTCAGTGACTATTGTGCTCATCATGCTCACTGCACTGTGATGATCGTGAAAAAGCCAAAAATCAAACACTGA
- the LOC100527357 gene encoding uncharacterized protein LOC100527357 isoform 2 (isoform 2 is encoded by transcript variant 2) has product MAASSSSSEKQVVLIGIDDSEQSTYALNWALDHFFPSPIFKLVLIHSRPTATSAVGFAGPVYAGAAEILPIVDSDLRKIAARVLETAKQLCFNKSVNDVTAEVVEGDPRNVLCDAVDKYRAAILVVGSHGYGAIKRAVLGSVSDYCAHHAHCTVMIVKKPKIKH; this is encoded by the exons ATGGCagcgtcgtcgtcgtcgtcggaGAAGCAAGTGGTGCTGATAGGCATAGACGACAGCGAGCAGAGCACGTACGCGCTGAATTGGGCTTTGGATCACTTCTTCCCGAGCCCAATCTTCAAGCTCGTTCTCATCCACTCAAGGCCCACCGCCACCTCCGCCGTGGGCTTCGCCGGCCCTG TGTATGCAGGAGCCGCTGAGATCTTGCCTATTGTAGATTCCGATTTGAGAAAGATTGCCGCCAGAGTCCTCGAAACCGCCAAACAACTTTGCTTCAACAAATCC GTGAATGATGTGACAGCGGAAGTGGTGGAAGGTGATCCTAGAAATGTTCTTTGTGATGCTGTGGATAAGTACCGTGCTGCAATATTGGTTGTGGGCAGCCATGGTTATGGGGCTATAAAAAG GGCGGTTTTAGGTAGTGTCAGTGACTATTGTGCTCATCATGCTCACTGCACTGTGATGATCGTGAAAAAGCCAAAAATCAAACACTGA
- the LOC100803060 gene encoding E3 ubiquitin-protein ligase BAH1 isoform X2, translating to MKFCKTYQQYMQGHGHNKLPSVGFKNLKKIIKSCRRASTQPTCPDHCPVCDGTFFPSLLNEMSDIVGCFNQRAQQLLELHLASGFRKYFLMLKGKLHKNHTALIEEGKDLVIYALINSIAIRKILKKYDKIHYSKQGQLFKSKVQTMHKEILQSPWLCELIALHINLRETKSKPREASALFDGCYLTFTDGKPSLTCELFDSVKIDIDLTCSICLTGYSV from the exons ATGAAGTTCTGCAAGACCTACCAGCAGTACATGCAAGGACATGGCCACAACAAGCTCCCTTCTGTTGGCTTCAAGAACCTCAAAAAGATCATTAAAAGCTGCAGGAGAGCCTCCACTCAACCTACCTGCCCTGATCATTGCCCag TGTGCGATGGGACCTTTTTCCCTTCCCTTCTCAATGAAATGTCAGATATAGTAGGGTGCTTTAATCAGCGCGCGCAGCAATTGCTGGAACTACATCTTGCTTCTGGCTTCAGAAAGTACTTTCTCATGTTGAAAGGAAAATTACACAAGAATCATACTGCTCTAATCGAAGAAGGAAAAGATCTAGTCATATATGCACTCATAAATTCCATCGCAATTCGAAAAATCTTGAAGAAATATGATAAG ATTCATTATTCCAAGCAAGGCCAATTATTCAAGTCGAAAGTCCAGACCATGCACAAGGAAATTCTTCAAAGTCCCTGGCTTTGTGAGCTTATTGCCTTACACATTAACTTAAGGGAAacaaaatccaagccaagggaGGCATCCGCACTGTTTGATGGATGTTATCTCACATTCACGGATGGAAAACCATCACTTACTTGTGAGCTCTTTGATTCCGTCAAAATT